The nucleotide sequence GGTTTCAATCATTGGTGAATACCGAATATTCCGCAAGATGGTTGTCGTATACGGTAAGCCAATCGATCTGAAGCCATATGCGGAGATTGGTACTGCGGAGAGCACGGAGGAAGCGACAGAGCTTATCATGTCGAAGATTCGTGTGATGTTGGAAACACGTCAGCCTGCGTAAGCAGTCATGCATGTTTCACATTATAAACCCTCATAATATGTGGTAATCTAGTTTTGAGGACTTATCGATGCAGTTGATTAAGATTTAAGCACCGCTTGATGCGGGTTTAAATAAAGTAGGGGTAGAATTGAGGAGGTAATTTGTCATGTCTGAAGAAATCAACGTCCAGGAAACGGTAGCCACTGAAGCAGTGGCACAAGACGTGTTGGAAAATCTCGTGTCCTTGAAAAAAGGGGATACCGTCAAAGGTACGGTCGTCAAAATCGATGATAACCAAGCGTACGTTAGCCTTGGGTATAAATACGACGGTGTCATTCCGCTGCGTGAGCTTTCATCTGTAGCGCTAGGCAATGCAGCAGAAGCTGTTCAAATCGGTCAAGAAGTAGAAGCGAAGATTGTGAGCATCAATGATGCGAAGGAATCACTCGTTTTGTCTAAACGCCAAGTAGATAGCCCGCGTGCATGGGATGAATTGCAAGCGAAATTCGAAAGTGGAGAAGCTTTCGAAGTTGCAATTTCCGACGTCGTTAAAGGTGGCCTTGTTGCCGATGTAGGCGTGCGTGGATTCATTCCTGCTTCGATGGTTGAACGTCACTTTGTAGAAGATTTTTCCGGATACAAAGGCCGTACGATTAAAGTGAAGGTTAAGGAAATCGACCGCGAAAATAACAAGGTCATCCTCTCCGCTAAAGAAGTGCTTGAAGCTGAATACGAAGCTCAAAAGCAAGAAATTATGAGCAAGCTTGAAATCGGTCAAGTGCTTGAAGGAACGGTACAACGTCTAACACCATTTGGTGCATTCGTTGACATCGGTGGCATTGATGGACTCGTTCA is from Candidatus Cohnella colombiensis and encodes:
- the rpsA gene encoding 30S ribosomal protein S1, yielding MSEEINVQETVATEAVAQDVLENLVSLKKGDTVKGTVVKIDDNQAYVSLGYKYDGVIPLRELSSVALGNAAEAVQIGQEVEAKIVSINDAKESLVLSKRQVDSPRAWDELQAKFESGEAFEVAISDVVKGGLVADVGVRGFIPASMVERHFVEDFSGYKGRTIKVKVKEIDRENNKVILSAKEVLEAEYEAQKQEIMSKLEIGQVLEGTVQRLTPFGAFVDIGGIDGLVHVSEMAWQHVAHPSDVVAEGQSVQVKVLKVDPSIGKISLSIKAAQAGPWETAASQFATGQIVTGVVKRLVNFGAFVEIAPGVEGLVHISQIAHHHVATPFEVLKEGQEVQAKVLDFNPVEKRVSLSIKETEEAPARPEREAREPRAPRGGQREEKTNLPPVENMSFNLGERFGDKLSKFK